In Deltaproteobacteria bacterium, a genomic segment contains:
- a CDS encoding MBL fold metallo-hydrolase, whose amino-acid sequence MSRNSIEVIQKGDDRGNNMAFRVDLPSGVKIFALGTENDYGGDWDLGPTWNYIVLADTPFMVDTGNKGMGAKLLGLMDRLGLAVKDLECILLSHGHEDHDGGLAEIARVAPVNIRAHENYDRLIRFYPTKTPPRAARGFPASCWHCPMPKAFSDTHCVQYHKTRSSLRIQTIPGADSTLDGATHVYYVPGHSPDSLAVRIGEEAILVGDTVLPDITPHPTREEFHNLTKGILPPGYEQGDRIYGLRAYIRSLKKLGRIAQAHPGMIVLPAHRLYYKSVWNWMSLDERVDELIGHHIQRCGELRRIPAERTRQPAGRTRNPQPSRVAPLERRRRPT is encoded by the coding sequence ATGTCGAGAAACTCGATTGAAGTTATTCAAAAAGGAGATGACCGGGGAAACAACATGGCCTTTCGGGTGGACCTCCCGTCGGGCGTGAAGATCTTCGCCCTGGGCACGGAGAATGATTACGGCGGCGACTGGGACCTCGGGCCCACGTGGAACTACATCGTGCTCGCGGACACCCCTTTCATGGTGGACACGGGCAACAAAGGCATGGGCGCTAAACTCCTCGGGCTCATGGATCGCTTGGGCCTGGCCGTCAAAGACCTCGAGTGCATCCTTTTGAGCCACGGGCATGAAGATCATGACGGAGGCCTCGCCGAGATCGCCCGCGTGGCCCCTGTAAACATCAGGGCTCATGAAAATTACGATCGCCTGATACGCTTCTATCCCACGAAAACACCTCCCCGCGCCGCCCGGGGATTTCCCGCTTCCTGCTGGCACTGTCCCATGCCCAAAGCCTTTTCCGACACTCATTGCGTTCAGTACCACAAAACCAGAAGCAGCTTGCGGATCCAAACCATTCCGGGCGCTGACAGCACCCTCGACGGCGCGACCCACGTGTATTACGTTCCGGGCCACAGCCCCGACTCCCTGGCCGTCCGAATCGGTGAAGAAGCCATCCTGGTGGGCGACACCGTGCTGCCGGATATCACCCCACATCCCACCCGGGAGGAGTTTCACAACCTGACGAAGGGCATTCTTCCGCCCGGCTATGAACAGGGCGATCGGATCTATGGCCTCAGGGCGTATATACGCTCGCTGAAAAAGCTCGGACGGATCGCTCAAGCCCACCCCGGCATGATCGTGCTTCCGGCGCACCGCCTGTACTACAAATCCGTGTGGAACTGGATGAGCCTGGACGAACGGGTGGACGAGCTGATCGGGCATCACATCCAGCGCTGCGGGGAACTTCGAAGAATCCCTGCTGAGAGGACACGGCAGCCTGCTGGCCGTACACGAAATCCTCAGCCATCTCGAGTTGCTCCTCTCGAGCGGAGACGTCGTCCTACGTGA